The following coding sequences are from one Molothrus aeneus isolate 106 chromosome Z, BPBGC_Maene_1.0, whole genome shotgun sequence window:
- the HTR1A gene encoding 5-hydroxytryptamine receptor 1A, with translation MDVANNTTSPARSPEGTSGPGLAEMTLGYQVLTSLLLGTLILCAVSGNACVIAAIALERSLQTVANYLIGSLAVTDLMVSVLVLPMAALYQVLNKWTLGQVTCDIFISLDVLCCTSSILHLCAIALDRYWAITDPIDYVNKRTPRRAAVLISLTWLIGFLISIPPMLGWRTPEDRSNPDACTISKDHGYTIYSTFGAFYIPLLLMLVLYGRIFKAARFRIRKTVRKAEKKKIADTCLTLSPATVKKGNGEPGKGWRRTVEPKPGACVNGAVRQGQDGTALEIIEVQHCNSSSKTHLPLPSEACGSPPPPSFERRNEKNTEAKRRMALSRERKTVKTLGIIMGTFILCWLPFFIVALVLPFCDSKCYMPEWLGAVINWLGYSNSLLNPIIYAYFNKDFQSAFKKIIKCKFCRQ, from the coding sequence ATGGATGTGGCCAACAATACTACCTCCCCAGCGCGCTCCCCCGAGGGGACAAGCGGCCCCGGCCTCGCCGAGATGACCCTGGGCTACCAGGTgctcacctccctgctcctgggcacgCTTATCCTGTGCGCGGTGAGTGGCAACGCCTGCGTGATCGCAGCCATCGCCCTGGAGCGCTCCCTGCAAACCGTGGCCAACTATTTGATCGGCTCGCTGGCCGTCACCGACCTCATGGTGTCCGTGCTGGTGCTGCCCATGGCGGCCCTCTACCAGGTGCTGAACAAGTGGACGCTGGGGCAGGTCACCTGCGACATCTTCATCTCGCTGGACGTGCTTTGCTGCACCTCGTCTATCCTGCACCTGTGCGCCATCGCTTTGGACAGGTACTGGGCTATCACGGACCCCATTGACTATGTTAACAAGCGAACTCCCCGGCGGGCGGCCGTGCTCATCAGCCTGACCTGGCTTATCGGCTTCTTGATATCCATCCCGCCCATGCTGGGCTGGAGGACGCCGGAGGACCGCTCGAACCCCGACGCCTGCACCATCAGCAAGGACCACGGGTACACCATCTACTCCACCTTCGGCGCCTTCTACATTCCGCTTCTTCTCATGCTGGTGCTCTACGGTCGCATCTTCAAGGCTGCACGCTTTAGGATCCGCAAGACAGtaaggaaagcagagaagaaaaaaatcgcCGACACCTGCCTCACCCTCTCTCCGGCCACCGTGAAGAAAGGCAACGGGGAGCCCGGCAAGGGCTGGCGGCGGACAGTAGAGCCCAAGCCCGGCGCTTGTGTCAACGGCGCGGTGCGGCAGGGCCAGGACGGGACCGCCCTGGAGATCATCGAGGTCCAGCACTGCAACAGTTCCTCCAAGACTCACCTGCCGCTGCCCAGCGAGGCGTGCGGCTCCCCACCGCCGCCCTCTTTCGAGAGGCGCAACGAGAAGAACACGGAAGCCAAACGCAGAATGGCTCTGTCCCGGGAGAGGAAGACTGTCAAGACCCTGGGCATCATTATGGGCACCTTTATCCTCTGCTGGCTGCCGTTCTTCATCGTGGCCCTGGTCCTGCCCTTTTGTGACAGTAAGTGCTACATGCCCGAGTGGCTGGGGGCAGTCATCAACTGGCTGGGCTACTCCAACTCCCTTCTCAACCCCATTATCTATGCCTATTTCAACAAAGACTTCCAAAGtgcttttaagaaaattatCAAGTGCAAATTTTGCCGGCAGTGA